The following proteins come from a genomic window of Thiothrix unzii:
- a CDS encoding sugar phosphate nucleotidyltransferase, with product MKAMILAAGKGTRVRPITNEMPKPMIPILRKPVMESIIDLLRAHDVHEVVVNTSHLAPVIENYFRDGSQHGVHMAYSYEGHMTHAGLEGKALGSAGGMKRIQDFSGFFDETFIVLCGDAWIDLDISAALRWHKEKGGIATVILQEVPHEEVHKYGVVKLDARERIVQFQEKPKQEEAVSNTINTGIYLFEPEIFRYIPSGVEYDIGSQLFPALVAAGEEFYGLPMDFQWVDIGSVPDVWAATRMALQGQIKGFPMPGKEVRPGVWTGINTSINWEKVKIIPPVYIGSSTKIEAGAEIVGPCMIGANCVIESGAEISQCLISDYTRVGGIAVLDNKLVFGGDCISPDGSVLNLGETQIRWLVDDMRRALNPGDIHDMLLFSNMLSFHELNARETLPELEVA from the coding sequence ATGAAAGCGATGATTCTGGCGGCAGGTAAGGGGACACGGGTACGCCCTATCACCAACGAAATGCCAAAACCGATGATTCCCATTTTGCGTAAGCCGGTGATGGAGTCGATTATCGACCTGCTACGTGCCCACGATGTGCATGAAGTGGTGGTGAATACCAGCCATTTAGCTCCGGTGATCGAAAACTATTTTCGGGATGGCAGCCAGCATGGGGTGCACATGGCGTATTCCTACGAAGGTCACATGACTCATGCCGGACTCGAAGGTAAAGCCCTCGGTTCGGCGGGTGGGATGAAACGGATTCAGGATTTTTCCGGCTTTTTCGATGAAACCTTTATCGTGTTGTGCGGTGATGCGTGGATCGACCTCGACATCAGTGCCGCGCTGCGCTGGCATAAAGAAAAGGGCGGGATTGCCACAGTAATCTTGCAGGAAGTGCCGCATGAGGAAGTACATAAATACGGCGTGGTAAAATTGGATGCACGTGAACGTATTGTGCAGTTTCAGGAAAAGCCCAAGCAGGAAGAGGCAGTTTCCAACACCATCAATACGGGTATTTACCTGTTTGAGCCGGAGATTTTCCGCTACATTCCTTCCGGCGTGGAATACGACATTGGCAGTCAATTGTTCCCTGCACTAGTCGCGGCGGGTGAGGAATTCTACGGTTTGCCGATGGATTTTCAGTGGGTCGATATTGGCTCTGTACCTGATGTATGGGCAGCGACGCGTATGGCATTACAAGGTCAGATCAAAGGTTTCCCGATGCCTGGTAAGGAAGTGCGCCCCGGCGTGTGGACGGGCATTAATACCAGCATCAACTGGGAAAAGGTGAAAATTATCCCGCCAGTTTATATCGGCAGCAGCACCAAAATTGAAGCAGGTGCAGAAATCGTCGGGCCGTGCATGATTGGTGCAAACTGCGTGATTGAATCCGGTGCGGAAATCAGCCAATGCCTGATTAGCGATTACACCCGCGTGGGCGGTATTGCCGTGCTCGATAACAAATTGGTGTTTGGTGGTGACTGCATTTCCCCGGATGGCAGTGTGTTGAATCTGGGTGAAACTCAAATCCGCTGGCTGGTTGATGATATGCGTCGTGCGCTGAATCCCGGTGATATTCACGACATGTTGCTGTTTAGCAATATGCTCAGTTTCCACGAATTGAATGCGCGTGAAACCTTACCTGAGCTGGAGGTGGCGTAA
- a CDS encoding glycoside hydrolase family 2 protein: MQRGLWIVLLILLLLQGCSTLPATQPATSGNSRSLAGTWAFLPSGSVAMPAADARWQRIQVPANWYTQGYDHHGIAWYRLQFNAVADPAMVSRLHFGGVDYFADVWLNGQKLGAHEGYFQRFAFDVTPHLKTGQNTLLVRVNSPLEKPQDFSLHKRLIKGIFAHHDTRPGGAWSERGQERNTGGIWGEVRLQQSPQVQLVPQQVLVQPTQGLTHWRVNVDLDVLGALPADAQLQWTLGQWQGTSPVRDTLTIPIAHPKLWQPKGYGEQHLYTLSVSAVQNGTVLDSFQRTIGFRKVERSAQGIWKINHQRILLKGTNYIAHQWLSAMTPQDFRRDIALMQAAHINTVRVHAHVTAPDFYRLCDEMGLMVWQDFPLQWGYQDTPEFHQQAVSQVGDMIRQFGQYPSIIHWTLHNEPPWDADWMKWKYQDYHPQQNKLLDAKLYKAAKTLDNTRPISAISSTKEHPWLGWYSGHWLDYAKPTKQSTIAEFGAQALPDRFALAKILGEEPELPSSKADWKPWEYHNFQRKETLEIAKVASGKTLEQFITNTQQYQVQLTQLAAESYRRQAYQPVGALFQFMLVEDWPSMNWGVVDFWRKPKPGYYALQHAYQPILPSLAWTKVEYAANEPVRVGVWALNDSLTRIPHAHYRLTLWQGKQKRDTQDWQFELTPDMHRQLRDYLVPVNAAGAYRLEAEILDAQGKVVSRNEYRFTIQSQQ; encoded by the coding sequence ATGCAACGTGGGCTGTGGATTGTGCTGTTAATACTGCTGCTCTTACAGGGTTGCAGTACCCTGCCAGCTACTCAGCCAGCAACGTCGGGTAATAGCCGTTCGTTGGCAGGAACTTGGGCGTTTTTGCCATCTGGTTCTGTGGCTATGCCTGCTGCGGATGCGCGTTGGCAACGTATTCAGGTTCCCGCTAACTGGTATACGCAAGGTTACGATCATCATGGGATTGCTTGGTATCGGCTGCAATTTAATGCGGTTGCTGATCCCGCTATGGTTTCTCGGTTGCACTTCGGCGGGGTGGATTACTTCGCGGATGTGTGGCTAAACGGGCAGAAGCTTGGCGCGCATGAAGGCTATTTCCAACGCTTTGCTTTTGACGTAACGCCGCACCTTAAAACGGGTCAGAATACCTTGCTGGTGCGGGTGAATAGCCCGCTGGAAAAACCGCAAGATTTTTCGTTACACAAGCGACTGATTAAAGGGATTTTTGCGCATCACGATACGCGCCCCGGTGGTGCTTGGTCGGAACGCGGGCAGGAACGCAATACTGGCGGGATTTGGGGTGAGGTGCGCTTACAGCAATCGCCGCAAGTACAGCTTGTGCCGCAACAAGTATTGGTGCAACCGACTCAAGGTTTGACGCATTGGCGGGTTAACGTGGATCTTGATGTGCTGGGGGCGTTGCCAGCAGATGCGCAGTTGCAGTGGACATTGGGTCAATGGCAAGGCACAAGCCCAGTCCGTGACACTCTTACTATCCCCATCGCTCACCCCAAACTCTGGCAACCCAAGGGTTACGGTGAGCAACACCTTTACACGCTTAGCGTTAGTGCGGTGCAAAACGGCACAGTGCTAGACAGCTTCCAGCGCACTATCGGTTTCCGCAAAGTCGAGCGTTCTGCGCAAGGCATCTGGAAAATTAATCATCAGCGTATCTTGCTCAAAGGCACTAATTACATCGCTCATCAGTGGTTGAGTGCGATGACACCGCAAGATTTCCGGCGTGATATTGCTTTGATGCAAGCGGCTCACATTAATACGGTGCGCGTCCACGCCCACGTCACCGCGCCGGATTTCTACCGTTTGTGCGATGAAATGGGGTTAATGGTGTGGCAGGATTTTCCGCTGCAATGGGGCTATCAGGATACGCCAGAGTTCCACCAGCAAGCGGTTTCGCAGGTTGGCGATATGATCCGCCAGTTTGGGCAATACCCATCCATTATCCACTGGACATTGCACAATGAACCGCCGTGGGATGCGGATTGGATGAAGTGGAAATACCAAGACTACCATCCGCAGCAAAATAAATTGCTCGACGCAAAGCTCTACAAAGCGGCGAAAACGCTGGATAACACCCGTCCGATTTCTGCGATTTCTTCTACTAAAGAGCATCCGTGGTTGGGTTGGTATTCTGGGCATTGGTTGGATTACGCCAAACCCACCAAGCAATCCACCATTGCGGAATTCGGGGCGCAAGCATTACCCGACCGCTTCGCACTGGCAAAGATTTTGGGCGAAGAGCCTGAATTACCCAGCAGCAAGGCTGATTGGAAGCCGTGGGAATATCACAATTTCCAACGTAAAGAGACTTTGGAAATTGCCAAAGTCGCGTCAGGAAAAACGCTGGAACAATTCATTACCAACACCCAGCAATATCAGGTGCAACTCACGCAACTTGCAGCGGAATCGTACCGACGGCAAGCCTATCAGCCGGTTGGTGCGTTATTTCAGTTTATGCTGGTGGAAGATTGGCCTTCGATGAATTGGGGTGTGGTCGATTTTTGGCGTAAACCCAAACCGGGTTATTACGCTTTACAACACGCTTACCAGCCGATTTTGCCAAGTCTGGCGTGGACTAAGGTGGAATATGCCGCCAATGAGCCGGTGCGCGTTGGGGTGTGGGCGTTAAATGACAGCCTGACCCGCATTCCTCATGCCCATTATCGGCTCACGCTATGGCAGGGTAAGCAAAAGCGCGATACTCAAGACTGGCAGTTTGAACTTACGCCCGATATGCACCGCCAGTTGCGCGACTACCTTGTGCCAGTGAATGCGGCGGGTGCTTATCGCCTTGAGGCTGAGATTCTTGATGCGCAAGGCAAGGTCGTTAGCCGCAATGAATACCGTTTTACCATCCAATCACAACAATAA
- a CDS encoding STAS domain-containing protein — MQFATRTEGDFIIATILETRMDAAIAPALKIHIAQLLTEGKTRIVLDITDVTFMDSSSLGALVSLLKMVGNKGDLIIVGATGIVAELFKLTRMERVFRMAATVDAAMEAIPA; from the coding sequence ATGCAATTTGCAACCCGTACCGAAGGTGATTTCATCATTGCCACCATTCTGGAAACCCGCATGGATGCCGCCATTGCGCCAGCACTCAAAATCCACATTGCTCAATTACTCACCGAAGGCAAAACCCGTATTGTACTCGACATCACTGACGTGACTTTCATGGACAGTAGCAGCCTTGGCGCACTGGTCAGTTTGCTGAAAATGGTAGGTAATAAAGGCGACCTGATTATCGTTGGCGCGACGGGCATTGTCGCGGAATTATTCAAATTAACCCGCATGGAGCGGGTGTTCCGCATGGCTGCGACTGTCGATGCGGCGATGGAAGCTATTCCAGCCTAA
- a CDS encoding ATP-binding protein, with protein MEATYREYNIRLSIDSRLEQVRVLSGALRGIGQELSLSEEQLGQLELMMVEAVNNVIEHAYQMQHGNDVQVRVEYSPQEVHLVISDQGHAMPDALHTETREMPNPDDLPEGGWGMGLIHLLADSIRYSRDAKGNHLHVSKQLT; from the coding sequence ATGGAGGCCACCTACCGTGAATACAATATCCGGCTTTCCATCGACAGCCGTTTGGAGCAGGTGCGGGTACTTTCCGGGGCATTGCGCGGTATTGGGCAAGAGCTGTCGCTGTCCGAAGAGCAACTGGGGCAACTCGAATTGATGATGGTGGAAGCCGTCAACAATGTAATTGAACACGCTTACCAAATGCAGCATGGCAATGATGTGCAGGTGCGGGTGGAATACAGCCCGCAGGAAGTGCATTTAGTCATTTCCGATCAAGGTCACGCGATGCCGGACGCATTGCATACCGAAACCCGTGAAATGCCGAACCCGGATGATTTACCGGAAGGCGGTTGGGGCATGGGGTTAATTCACCTGCTGGCGGATTCGATCCGTTACAGCCGCGATGCCAAGGGCAATCACTTGCACGTCAGCAAGCAGTTGACCTGA